One Megalops cyprinoides isolate fMegCyp1 chromosome 4, fMegCyp1.pri, whole genome shotgun sequence genomic window carries:
- the LOC118776552 gene encoding lamin-B1-like has translation MAATTSTPGGQRIGTRATAASPLSPTRISRLQEKEELRNLNDRLAVYIDKVRSLESENSVLQLQITEREETRSQELTRLKSLYETELADARRSLDDIAKERAKLQIELGKINSERDQLLQNYAKKDADLAASRARLKDVETTLNSKEALLATALSEKSALEGSLSDLQARVLELDADVASAKKQLGEETLTRVDLENRCQSLKEELEFRKNMFEEELKETRSRHETRLVEVDSGRQIEYEFKLAQALAEMRQQHDEQVKIYKEEMEQTYGAKLENTRLASEMSASSASMAREELREALLRVESLASQLTNLQKESRAWQDRVSELEAALAQEQDASRRALQEKEREIAEIRSKMQQQLDEYEQLLDVKLALDMEINAYRKLLEGEEERLKLSPSPSSRVTVTRASSSRSVRTARGKRKRLDVEESEASSSVSIAHSASSTGNVCVDELDVDGKFIRLHNTSEQDQPMGGFEMTRIIGDVSATYRFTPKYVLKAGQKVTIWASNAGASSSPPTDLIWRNQSSWGTSQDIKVVLRNPQGEEVAERTTVFKTASAEEEGEEVEEEEVEEAEAQVVEGEARGTRRGCVIM, from the exons ATGGCGGCAACAACTTCGACCCCGGGCGGCCAAAGAATAGGCACCCGCGCCACAGCCGCTAGTCCTCTGAGCCCTACACGAATATCCAGGCTGCAAGAGAAGGAAGAATTAAGAAACCTGAACGATCGCTTGGCCGTTTACATTGACAAGGTCCGAAGTCTTGAGTCCGAGAACAGCGTCCTTCAACTGCAGATCACCGAGCGAGAAGAAACAAGAAGCCAGGAGCTGACTAGATTGAAATCACTGTACGAGACTGAGCTCGCAGACGCAAGGAGATCCTTGGATGACATCGCTAAAGAGCGCGCCAAGCTTCAGATTGAATTGGGAAAGATAAACAGTGAGCGTGATCAGCTGTTGCAGAA CTATGCAAAGAAAGATGCGGACCTGGCTGCATCCCGGGCCCGGCTGAAGGACGTGGAGACCACCCTGAACTCCAAAGAGGCGCTGCTGGCGACGGCACTGTCTGAAAAGAGTGCCCTGGAGGGTAGCCTGTCTGACCTGCAGGCACGGGTCCTGGAG CTGGATGCTGACGTGGCCTCGGCGAAGAAGCAGCTCGGAGAAGAGACGCTCACGCGGGTCGACCTGGAGAACCGCTGCCAGAGCCTCAAGGAGGAGCTGGAGTTCCGCAAGAACATGTTTGAGGAG gagctgaaggagacGAGGAGCCGTCACGAGACCCGCCTGGTGGAGGTGGACTCGGGCCGGCAGATCGAGTATGAGTTCAAGCTGGCCCAGGCGCTGGCCGAGATGCGTCAGCAGCACGACGAGCAGGTCAAGATCTAcaaggaggagatggagcagacCTACGGGGCCAAG CTGGAGAATACGCGCCTGGCCTCTGAGATGAGCGCCTCGTCAGCCAGCATGGCCCGGGAGGAGCTCAGAGAGGCGCTGCTGCGGGTGGAGAGTCTCGCTTCGCAGCTCACCAACCTGCAGAAAGAG AGCAGGGCGTGGCAGGACCGGGTCAGCGAGCTGGAGGCGGCGCTGGCCCAGGAGCAGGACGCCAGCCGGCGGGCCCTGCAGGAGAAGGAGCGGGAGATCGCCGAGATCCGGTCCaagatgcagcagcagctggacgAGTACGAGCAGCTGCTGGATGTGAAGTTGGCGCTGGACATGGAGATCAACGCCTACAGGAAactgctggagggagaggaggagag acTGAAGCTGTCCCCCAGCCCGTCCTCGCGCGTCACCGTCACCCGGGCGTCCTCCAGCCGCAGCGTGCGCACGGCGCGCGGGAAGAGGAAGCGGCTGGACGTGGAGGAGTCGGAGGCCAGCAGCAGCGTCAGCATCGCCCACTCGGCCTCCTCCACCGGCAACGTCTGCGTCGACGAGCTGGACGTGGACGGGAAGTTCATCCGCTTGCACAACACCTCCGAACAG GACCAGCCCATGGGGGGCTTTGAGATGACCAGGATCATCGGAGATGTCTCTGCTACCTACAGGTTCACTCCCAAATACGTCCTAAAGGCAGGACAGAAGGTCACG ATCTGGGCCTCCAACGCGGGCGCCAGCTCCAGCCCCCCCACCGACCTCATCTGGAGGAACCAAAGCTCCTGGGGCACCAGCCAGGACATCAAAGTGGTGCTGAGGAACCCGCAGGGCGAG GAGGTGGCAGAGAGGACCACGGTGTTCAAGACGGCCTCCGCGGAAGAGGAgggcgaggaggtggaggaggaagaggtggaagAGGCAGAAGCACAGGTTGTCGAG GGTGAAGCGCGCGGCACTAGGAGAGGCTGTGTCATCATGTAA